TTAAAGCCGATGTGGGTATTAAAGACGGTCGCATTTTCAAGATTGGCAAAGCAGGGAATCCTTATATTCAGGATAATGTAGATATTATTATTGGCCCTAGTACCGAAGCGATTGCTGGGGAAGGGATGATTCTCACGGCTGGTGGGGTGGATAGTCATATTCATTTTATTTGTCCGCAATTAGTCGAAACCGCGATCGCGTCTGGAATTACTACCCTATTTGGCGGTGGAACTGGCCCCGCTACAGGAACTAATGCCACCACTTGTACCCCAGGATCATGGAATATTCAGATGATGTTAGAAGCAGCGGAAGCCTTTCCCGTGAATTTAGGTTTTTTAGGTAAAGGTAATAGCGCCCAACCGCAAGGGCTAGAGGAACAAGTCAGAGCAGGGGCAATGGGCTTCAAACTCCATGAAGACTGGGGAACGACTCCTGCAACCATTGATACTTGTTTAAGTGTAGCTGATGATTATGATGTACAAGTGGCGATTCATACCGACACCCTCAACGAAGCAGGGTTTGTAGAAGATACGATTAATGCTTTTAAAAACCGTACCATTCACACTTACCATACTGAGGGAGCTGGCGGGGGTCATGCTCCTGATATTATCAAAGTTTGTGGATTAAGCAATGTTCTCCCCTCTTCTACGAATCCCACTCGCCCTTATACCGTCAATACTTTAGAAGAACACCTCGATATGTTGATGGTGTGCCACCACCTTGATCGCAATATTCCTGAAGATGTTGCCTTTGCTGAATCACGGATTCGCCGAGAAACCATTGCTGCTGAAGATATTTTACATGATCTGGGAGCATTTAGCGCGATCGCGTCTGACTCTCAAGCCATGGGGCGCGTAGGAGAAAATATTATTCGCACCTGGCAAACCGCCCATAAAATGAAAGTGCAACGAGGCTTACTTCCTTCTCCTGAGAATGCCAGCGAAACCCATGATAACTTTCGGGCAAAGCGGTATGTTGCCAAATATACAATCAATTCGGCAATTATGCACGGAATTGCTGATTATGTCGGCTCTATTGAAGAGGGAAAACTGGCTGACTTGTGTTTATGGAAACCCAGTTGCTTTGGCGTTAAACCTGAGATTGTCTTAAAAGGAGGCGCGATCGCGTATGCTCAAATGGGAGATGCTAATGCTAGTATTCCCACCCCACAACCGATCGAAATGCGTCCGATGTTTGGCAGTTATGGACGAGCCATTAATCGCACTTGTTTAACGTTTGTCTCCCAAGCAGGGATGGAAGCAAAGGTGGGAGAACAATTAGGCTTAGAAAAAACTGTAGTTCCCGTCTCTAATACCCGCAATATTGAAAAAGCAAATATGAAACTCAATACAGCAACTCCCGAGATTGAAGTGGATGCTGAAACCTATGAAGTTAAAGCCGATGGTGAACTTTTAACCTGCGAACCAGCAACTAGCTTACCCATGGCGCAACGTTATTTCTTGTTTTAAGAAAAAATGAAAGGAGGCAACCTCTTTTTAGAGCTTGGTTAGGCCTCCTTTTTACACCATTTGAAGAAAAAACCTATTCTTCTTCTTCAACAATTAATGTGCCATACATACCTTCCTCGCGATGATTCCCAACACTGCAGTAGTATTCAAATTCACCAACTTGATCCGCAACAAATGATACGGTGCTACATTCGTCATCCTCTCCAATTTGATCAGTAGCAGCATCAAATTCATCAACCACCCAGTCATGAGTCCCGCCGGTGACACAAAGGGTAACTTCTACCATAGAACCTTCTTGCACCACTAAATCAGGATTTTCTTCTTCTTCTCCGTCAATATAAAACTCTCTTCCTTCTGCGGTTAAGTCAAGGGTTGTTTCTTCTCCAACTTCATCTTCCTCAGGCATTTCTTCATCAGGCATATCATCAACTGGAGCATCCTGATCATTGATTTCAGGTTGACAAGCCATTAACCCAACAATAGCCATTAAACCTAATAAACGTAATCCTGTTTTGATTGAGATAATATTTAACATTTTAACTTCTCCTTAAATTAGATTAAGAAATTATAAAGCATTTTAGCAGAAGGGCTGAGAATCCTACGACTACAACTCGCGCGTTCCTTTGCGCCGTACGACGGCGCAGGGTCACTCGTCAATTTTAATTTAGTCGGTAGACGGGGCGTATAAACATCTGGGGAGACCCCAGATGACAGCCCCTCATGAATCAGCCCAGTTGTGGTAAGATAAATCAAGTAGGCCTTATATTCAAGAGCTAATCGCCACCTACTAATTGATACAGAATTAATTTCTGAGAAACCTTCAACCGAGGGGCATCCGGTAGAAGTAAAATAAAGCTCCGACTCGTATCCGAACCGATAGGTGGAGTTGGTGAGAAGCCCCAACCACATCGAAAGATTGGTTGGGGAGTATGTCACCTTAGGTTTGTGTAATTGGGCAGAAAAGAACCAGAAATTTTCGTATTTCCAATGGATTGCACGAAACAAAGGAGCAATTACAAGAAATCCCCCTCCTGAAGGTTGGGGGTCCCTTGAATACAGTCTGGTTTGACTTGGGGAAACACAAAGCTCCTCATCCTTTTCTTGAATCTAGGAAAACCAAATCCTCGATTCCACATCTTAACAAAAGCCTCTTCCAAGACCTTTATAGTTTGTTGGAGGACTTGAGATTGTGGAACTTTTAAGCGAGGAAACTTTTTCTTCGCTTGTCCTAAACTTTTACACTGGTTGGCATAAGTCGGTCTAGGAGCTTCAGCAGGAATGATATACTCGGAATCAAGAGAGCAACGGTCAATTGGACATTTTCTAGAATTAACCCAGTCTTTACGCTCTCTCAAAGCATAGTTATAAACCGACTTACAGACATCTAACCATTCATCAATGGTAGAAGCCTGCTGTTTATTGACTTTGAGCTTAAATTGGTAGTTGAGACTGAGCATTTTAAGAAACCCACCGTTGCTTTCTAAAGTCTAGCACCAGATGATTTAGGATGTCCTGTCGGAATGAAAGTTTGTTTGGTGACAATTCATCCCTCATTAACCTAGCGGTATAATGATTGCCTTCTTGTCACATTATCGGTAAAGGAAGATCAGCTTCGTCAACAGTGACTCGTTCTA
This window of the Euhalothece natronophila Z-M001 genome carries:
- the ureC gene encoding urease subunit alpha → MSYRMERQAYAETFGPTTGDRVRLADTELFIEVEQDFTTYGEEVKFGGGKVIRDGMGQSPISREDGAVDVVITNALILDWWGIIKADVGIKDGRIFKIGKAGNPYIQDNVDIIIGPSTEAIAGEGMILTAGGVDSHIHFICPQLVETAIASGITTLFGGGTGPATGTNATTCTPGSWNIQMMLEAAEAFPVNLGFLGKGNSAQPQGLEEQVRAGAMGFKLHEDWGTTPATIDTCLSVADDYDVQVAIHTDTLNEAGFVEDTINAFKNRTIHTYHTEGAGGGHAPDIIKVCGLSNVLPSSTNPTRPYTVNTLEEHLDMLMVCHHLDRNIPEDVAFAESRIRRETIAAEDILHDLGAFSAIASDSQAMGRVGENIIRTWQTAHKMKVQRGLLPSPENASETHDNFRAKRYVAKYTINSAIMHGIADYVGSIEEGKLADLCLWKPSCFGVKPEIVLKGGAIAYAQMGDANASIPTPQPIEMRPMFGSYGRAINRTCLTFVSQAGMEAKVGEQLGLEKTVVPVSNTRNIEKANMKLNTATPEIEVDAETYEVKADGELLTCEPATSLPMAQRYFLF
- a CDS encoding cupredoxin domain-containing protein, producing MLNIISIKTGLRLLGLMAIVGLMACQPEINDQDAPVDDMPDEEMPEEDEVGEETTLDLTAEGREFYIDGEEEENPDLVVQEGSMVEVTLCVTGGTHDWVVDEFDAATDQIGEDDECSTVSFVADQVGEFEYYCSVGNHREEGMYGTLIVEEEE
- a CDS encoding helix-turn-helix domain-containing protein, whose amino-acid sequence is MLSLNYQFKLKVNKQQASTIDEWLDVCKSVYNYALRERKDWVNSRKCPIDRCSLDSEYIIPAEAPRPTYANQCKSLGQAKKKFPRLKVPQSQVLQQTIKVLEEAFVKMWNRGFGFPRFKKRMRSFVFPQVKPDCIQGTPNLQEGDFL